The genomic DNA TTCCAGGAGCGTGACCTGCACCGACGGGGCAACCCGCGTGAGGTGCTCCAGCGCCGCCAGTCCACTGATGCCGCCACCGATGATGGCGACGCGTGCGGTCATTGGCGCAGTCCGAAGAGGTGGCGGAGCGCCATCGCGTATCCCGCCACCTGTCCGTTGCGCGCCTCCTGGCGCAGCCGCTGCATGGGCTGATGGAACAACCGGTTGACCAGCGATTCCGAGAACGCCTCGATGTGCGCGCGATCCGCGTCGCTCAGGTGCGCGAAGTGGCGGCGCGCCTGGTCGAGCGTGGCCTGCCGCACCTGGTCGGTGTGGCCGCGCAGGTCGGCGATCAGCGGCTGCACGTCGAGCTGCCGCAGGGCGGCGATGCACTCGCCGGTCTCCTCCTCGACCACGGCCTCGACGCGCGGAATCTCCGCTTCGCGCTCGTGCAGTCCGTCGTTGATGCGCTGCTCGAGCACGTCGAGGTCGCTGTACGACACGTTCGGCACCGTGGCCACCGCCGGATCCACGTCGCGCGGCACCGCGATGTCGATGATCAGCAGCGGGCGATCGGGACGGCAGGACATGGCGGTGCTCACCATGTCCCGCGTGATCACGTGGTGCGGCGCCGACGTGGACGTGATCACGACGTCGGCATCCTCGAGCGCGTCCTGCAACCGTTCCAGAGCCATGGGGCGTCCGCCCACCCGGGCGCTCAGGCGGTCGGCGTGCTCCCGCGTGCGGCTCACTACGCAGATGTCGTTCACTCCCCGGTAGTGTAGCGCCGACACGGCCAGCTCCGCCATCTCCCCGGCGCCCACCACCACCACCGACGCCGAGCCCAGGTCCTTGAGCGCCGTGCTGGCCAGCTTCACGGCCACCGAGCTCACGGTGGTGGGGTTGCGATTGATGGCGGTCTCGGAGCGGGCGCGGCGGCCGGCGCGGATGGCCCCGCGGAACAGCGTGGACATCATGTGGCCGGCGGCGCCCTGCGCGGCGGCCGCGGCGAACGCTTCGGACACCTGCCCCAGAATCTGCGGCTCGCCGATCACCATCGACTCGAGACCGGCCGCGGTGCGGCACAGATGCCGCACGGCCGCGTCGCCGGTGAGCGTGTAGAGCGCGGGCATGAGTTCGGCGCCGGGCACGGAAGTGCTCTCTTCGATGAGTTCCACCAGCGCCTGGTCGGCGCCGTTGCCGCCGGCGGCGTAGAGTTCGATCCGGTTGCACGTGGAGAGCACCACCAACTCGCTGATCGCCGACGGACGCTCGTCGCGGCCGCAGCCAAAGCGCGCGAGGGCGGCCGCCACCGCGTCGGGCGACACGGCCAACCGCTCGCGCAACGACAGCGAGGCGGTGCGGTACGAGACCCCCACGCAGATCAGCCCGCCGTCGGGAGCGTGCGCCCGCGGATTGGCCCTCGGGTGCTCGGCCGAGCGCTCGCCCCCGGCCGGAGGCCCGAACTCCGCCACCGTCGTCTCGCCGATGACGTCGCTCTCGGACACCGCGGTGGCGCTCATGCCCCGCTCCCGGCCACGAAGGCCTCGATCTGCGCCACCGGGAGACTCCGCCGGTAGCGCGACTCGAAGTAGGTCGCCACCGGCTCCGCCTCGCCCCGTTCCACCATGGCGGCGTAGCGGTTCGGGATGTGGGTGCAGAAGGGTTCCGATTCCATGAAATCACCCGTCATGCCGTAGGCGCGCGCCCGGCTGCCGCCGCAGACCTTGAGGTACTCGCAGACGCCGCACTTGCCCTTGATCTGCGTGCGATCGCGCAGCTGCGCGAAGATGGGCGACTCGCGATACACCGTGAGCAGGTCGTCGTTCCGCACGTTGCCGGCCACGATGGGCAGGAATCCCGACGGCATGATCTCGCCGGTATGGCTGATGAACATGAACCCGTCGCCGTCGTTCACGCTGCGGGCGCGGCCGATGCCGTCGGACAGCGAGAACATCACGCCGCCGGTCATCGTGTCCGGCGCCGCGTCGCGCGAGCCGGCGCGGCGCTCGGCCACCTGGCGCTCCATGATGACGCGCGAATACTGCGGGGCCGCGGTCGCCTTGATGTCGAACGGCGCCGTCTTGGACAGATCGTACATCTTGTGGAAGATCTTCTCGTACTCCTCCGCGCTCGCCACGTCGCCTGGCTTGGCCCGGCCCGTGGGCACGAGGAAGAACACTTCCCAGAAGACGATGCCCAGCCGTTCCATGAGAGCGGCCAGATTGTCGAAGTCGTCGATGTTGTGGCGCGCGATGACCGTGTTCACCTGCGTGGAGAGCCCGATGCGCCGGCACTCTTCAAGGATGCGGATGCCCCAGTCGAAGGAGCCGTCGACACGCCGGAAGGCGTCATGGATCAATGGGGTTGATCCGTCGAGGCTCACCGCCAGGCGGGAGATCCCCGCTTCCTTGAAGTTCTGGATGGCCTCGGGGGTGGCCAGCGGCGTGGTGGCCGGCGTGACGGCCATGCGCAGCCCGAGATCGAACCCGTAGCGGACGAGTTCGAAGACGTCGGGGCGCTTGAGGCAATCGCCTCCGCTCAGGACGAACACCACGGGACCGAACTCGCGCACCTTGCGCAGCATCGCCTTGGCTTCGTCGGTGCTCAATTCATCGGGGCGCCGGTATGGCACCGCCTCTGCTCGGCAGTGGCGGCACGCGAGGTCACAGGCCCGTGTCGTTTCCCAGATCACGACGAAGGGGGATTTGGCGAAGTCGAAGTCCCCGATTCCCGCGCGTCCGTGACCTTTCACTGGGTGCATCTGACCCATCTCCCGTCTGGTTGGCTGGCGAGCGGCCGGATGCGCCGCACCGCACGGGCGCACGATGCCAAACACAGCCTCACGACGGTGTCGGGAAATGCTGGAAGTCGGCGAGCGACGCCACTACAGCTCGGTCAGGGAATCCCTGACCGAGCCCCCGGCGACCCGTCAAACGGTCAGTTTGCCCCGCCCCTGCCCGGTTTGAAGCTCTTGTCGGGGTACGGCGGCGGCGGCGGCACCGGCCGCGGATCGGCCTTGATCTCGGCCTGCAGTTCCTTGACCGCCGCATCCAGCTGCGCGTCGCTCCCCTGGAACGTGGCATGGGGCAGATTGTCCACCACGACGTCCGGATCCACGCCGTGCCCCTCGATCATCCACGTGCGATCCGGCAGGTACGTGCCCATCTCGGCGGCGCTGGCGATGCCCCGGTCCACCATCACGTTCTGCTGGCTGAGCCAGATCTCGCCGCCCCACGTCCGCGTGCCGATCACCTTGCCCAGCCCCAACTGGCGGAACCCCTCGGCAAACGCCTCGCCGTCCGACGCCGTGAACGCATCGGTGAGCACCACGATGTGCCCGCGAAAGGCGTACTGCATGTTCCACGTGGGGTCGCCTACGCGACGCTGGAAGTAGAACCACGCCTTGCGGATCAGCTTTTCCAGAATCCAGCTGTCGATGTTGCCGCCGCGGTTGTGGCGGTCGTCGATGATCAACCCCTGGCGGTTGAACACGGGGTAGAAGTCGCGCTCCCACTGGTCCATGTCGGTTCCGCCCATGGCCCGCAGGTGCAGATAGCCAATGGCGCCGTGGCCGAGCGAATCCACCGCCAGCCGGCGCGTGTACTCCCATTCCGAATAGCGCAGGTTCGATTCCTGCGCTTCGGTGATCGGATCGACCACCACCTCGCGCTCGGCGCCGTTGCCGCCCGGCTTGAGGGTGAGCAGCACCTGGCGGCTGGCTTCATTCCGCAGGAGCGCGCCGATGTCCGGCGCCGAGAGGGCCGGCACATGGTTCACCGCCGTGATCACGTCGCCCTCGCGCACGTTCACGCCGTAGCGGGCCAGCGGCGAGAGCTCGTTGGGCGAGTCGGGGTCGTTTCTATAGATATGCTGGACGCGGTACCCGCCGGCCGTCTCGTCGCGCGCCAGCACGGCGCCCAGCGATGCGGGGTGGATGGAGTCGTCGCTCACGCGCAGGTCGCCCCCGCGCACGAAGGTGTGGAGCGCCGAGAGTTCGCTCACCGCCTGAGAGATCAGATCGCTCAACTCCGCGCGGTCGGTCACGCGGTCCACCAGCGGCGCGTAGCGGGCGCGGATGGCCGGCCAGTCCACGCCGTTCATGTGCCGGTCGTAGAAGTAGTCGCGCTCCAGCCGCCACGCGTCCACGAATTCCTGCCGCCATTCCTCGCGCGGATCCACGTGGATGGTCCAGTGGCTCAGGTCCACGCGGTCCTTGGCGCTGTCGGCCGGGGCCTTGGCGCCGGCGTCGAACACGTAGAACGCGTTGCCGCGGCGCACCATGATCCTCCGGCCGTCCATCGAGAGTTCGTACTGCCGCACGCCCACGGCGAACGGCTCCGGACGCGCCGGCCGGTTGCCGATCGGGAAGCTCATGAGTTGCGCGCCGGCGGCCGCGCCACCGCGCCCGCCGCCCGCTGCGCGCGCCAGGAAGTACAGGCGCTTGCCGTCGGTGGAGAGGTCGCTGTAGTCGCCCGCCGGCACCGGCAGTTGGACCAACCGCTGTTCGATGCCGTCCAGGTCGATCGTCACGTGCACCGGCGCGCGGTTGTTCGTGCGGCCGGCGCGCGTGCTGTCGCCCCGAGCCGCGCCGCTGTCGGCCGCCAGCCCGCGCGTCGGATTGGTCAGTTCGTTATCGGGCTGGAACGGGGACCGCTCGCCTGCGGTGAGCGCCAGCGCGAACAGTTCCGTCTGATCGGGAAAGTACGGTTCCGGCTGCCGCGAGCCCCACGGCGATCCGACGGTGGTCTGCAAGTGGCGCTCGGAGAGGAAGTACAGCCACTTGCCGTCCGGGCTCCACGCCGGGCTGCTGCTGTCGTAGCGATCGGACGTGAGCGCCGTGCTCTTGCCGCTGTCGATGCCGTACACGTACACGCGGTTGAACTGGTTGGACGCCGGCGCCGTATAGGCCACCCACTTGCTGTCGGGCGCCCACTGCACGTCGCCGAAGTCGCCGTCGCGGTTCACGCCCAACAGTGTCTCCTTGCCGGTTGCGAAGTTCAGCAGCCAGAGCTGGTAGTTCTTGTCGGTGTGCATGAGCCAGCGGCCGTCGGGACTCGGAATGCCGTCCCATCGCAGCACCTGCGCGCCCGTGGTGAGCTGCCGGGGCGCCGAGCCGTCGGTAGGCACGCGCCAGAACTCCACCTCGCCGCTCTTGTCGGAGAGCGTGAGCAGCGACTTGCCGTCCGGCATGTAGCGCGCCAACCGGTATCGCACCCCCTGGTCGTGCGTCATGGTGGCCAGCCGCCCGCCCGCGTCGCCGGCCGGCGCGGTGAACACCTGCCCGCGCGAGGTCAGCACCACGCGATCCCCCGTGGGCGAGAGGTGCGCCGAGGTGAGCAGGGCCATGGGGTCGGTGTCCCACTTCTCGCGCGTCTGGTCGAAGTCGCTCACGAGATGGATCGGGATCACCGCGTCCTTTCCCGTGGCGATGTCGTACAC from Gemmatimonadaceae bacterium includes the following:
- the hemA gene encoding glutamyl-tRNA reductase — translated: MSATAVSESDVIGETTVAEFGPPAGGERSAEHPRANPRAHAPDGGLICVGVSYRTASLSLRERLAVSPDAVAAALARFGCGRDERPSAISELVVLSTCNRIELYAAGGNGADQALVELIEESTSVPGAELMPALYTLTGDAAVRHLCRTAAGLESMVIGEPQILGQVSEAFAAAAAQGAAGHMMSTLFRGAIRAGRRARSETAINRNPTTVSSVAVKLASTALKDLGSASVVVVGAGEMAELAVSALHYRGVNDICVVSRTREHADRLSARVGGRPMALERLQDALEDADVVITSTSAPHHVITRDMVSTAMSCRPDRPLLIIDIAVPRDVDPAVATVPNVSYSDLDVLEQRINDGLHEREAEIPRVEAVVEEETGECIAALRQLDVQPLIADLRGHTDQVRQATLDQARRHFAHLSDADRAHIEAFSESLVNRLFHQPMQRLRQEARNGQVAGYAMALRHLFGLRQ
- a CDS encoding TIGR04053 family radical SAM/SPASM domain-containing protein, whose amino-acid sequence is MGQMHPVKGHGRAGIGDFDFAKSPFVVIWETTRACDLACRHCRAEAVPYRRPDELSTDEAKAMLRKVREFGPVVFVLSGGDCLKRPDVFELVRYGFDLGLRMAVTPATTPLATPEAIQNFKEAGISRLAVSLDGSTPLIHDAFRRVDGSFDWGIRILEECRRIGLSTQVNTVIARHNIDDFDNLAALMERLGIVFWEVFFLVPTGRAKPGDVASAEEYEKIFHKMYDLSKTAPFDIKATAAPQYSRVIMERQVAERRAGSRDAAPDTMTGGVMFSLSDGIGRARSVNDGDGFMFISHTGEIMPSGFLPIVAGNVRNDDLLTVYRESPIFAQLRDRTQIKGKCGVCEYLKVCGGSRARAYGMTGDFMESEPFCTHIPNRYAAMVERGEAEPVATYFESRYRRSLPVAQIEAFVAGSGA
- a CDS encoding S41 family peptidase; this translates as MPYKGRIYFASDRDGVMNLWSMDENGHDLKQLTHQPYFDVKTPSLSDGKIVYQCGADLRVYDIATGKDAVIPIHLVSDFDQTREKWDTDPMALLTSAHLSPTGDRVVLTSRGQVFTAPAGDAGGRLATMTHDQGVRYRLARYMPDGKSLLTLSDKSGEVEFWRVPTDGSAPRQLTTGAQVLRWDGIPSPDGRWLMHTDKNYQLWLLNFATGKETLLGVNRDGDFGDVQWAPDSKWVAYTAPASNQFNRVYVYGIDSGKSTALTSDRYDSSSPAWSPDGKWLYFLSERHLQTTVGSPWGSRQPEPYFPDQTELFALALTAGERSPFQPDNELTNPTRGLAADSGAARGDSTRAGRTNNRAPVHVTIDLDGIEQRLVQLPVPAGDYSDLSTDGKRLYFLARAAGGGRGGAAAGAQLMSFPIGNRPARPEPFAVGVRQYELSMDGRRIMVRRGNAFYVFDAGAKAPADSAKDRVDLSHWTIHVDPREEWRQEFVDAWRLERDYFYDRHMNGVDWPAIRARYAPLVDRVTDRAELSDLISQAVSELSALHTFVRGGDLRVSDDSIHPASLGAVLARDETAGGYRVQHIYRNDPDSPNELSPLARYGVNVREGDVITAVNHVPALSAPDIGALLRNEASRQVLLTLKPGGNGAEREVVVDPITEAQESNLRYSEWEYTRRLAVDSLGHGAIGYLHLRAMGGTDMDQWERDFYPVFNRQGLIIDDRHNRGGNIDSWILEKLIRKAWFYFQRRVGDPTWNMQYAFRGHIVVLTDAFTASDGEAFAEGFRQLGLGKVIGTRTWGGEIWLSQQNVMVDRGIASAAEMGTYLPDRTWMIEGHGVDPDVVVDNLPHATFQGSDAQLDAAVKELQAEIKADPRPVPPPPPYPDKSFKPGRGGAN